From a single Campylobacter concisus genomic region:
- a CDS encoding type II toxin-antitoxin system RelE family toxin — translation MAYKIRFSDYAKEKFNELDGSIKKPIQKFLDRLEESDDPRSSGKGLTENLSGLWRYRVKNYRLICFIQDEELIVLFLDISKRDEVYSDRNVKSILKNVPTK, via the coding sequence ATGGCTTATAAGATACGATTTAGCGATTATGCTAAAGAGAAGTTTAATGAACTTGACGGCTCGATCAAAAAACCAATTCAAAAGTTTCTTGATCGACTCGAGGAGAGTGATGATCCACGCAGTAGTGGAAAAGGATTAACTGAGAATTTGAGTGGATTATGGAGATATAGAGTAAAAAACTATCGTTTAATATGTTTTATACAAGACGAAGAGCTTATAGTGCTTTTTCTCGATATAAGTAAAAGAGACGAAGTTTATTCTGATAGGAATGTAAAAAGCATTCTAAAGAACGTGCCAACAAAATAA
- a CDS encoding relaxase/mobilization nuclease domain-containing protein gives MARTEAQWDEFLKTIRAGRTKNSINEHKNISFSSSHISSIKNSFSKNTKQSVVKMISNLPRESIKRCIDYTLNNSIDGSAINEKGERVSSDEIIKNWSKDFGTNKNSKDAWHLIFSINEPCNDEKTLNALVDSVSEILSRNFMGHKYALVLHTHQNNPHVHVVLNKRNDMTRRKIHFDTRDEIKDFFDEVRTDFAYSLGARGLKYENKNAMHKDLKKEFSKIKSSINLEQDSYTAKDKTLEFYEQMQEKNKIEYNATSSRIKAMNDEIDLLKKANDELTRQFLLYVQKKGKKRFRLGKELKENNKILLQKRKDLIKEIKKLDSLSYKATQINDMHLAHYKDQSDTLKLLENFSYNFNKIYPHGKGSSKADWLFSKKVKRSIAVLRGRDDNAKKYFDDSLVATRLLGRNESLFKLNKKLEILDQSLYILHHSELGDTEKNEFKKRLDDNKDFISDICKKRFAYIENKLLKSEKISKDDFLLKEYFKGVSMLEATANERLVRIKNERRLYKDVLAEREAMGLNSYSSYDKTQNEKNNDRSR, from the coding sequence TTGGCTAGGACAGAAGCACAATGGGATGAATTTTTAAAAACTATCAGAGCTGGGCGAACAAAAAATTCAATAAATGAGCACAAAAATATATCTTTTAGCTCGAGCCATATTTCATCGATTAAAAATTCTTTCTCAAAAAATACAAAACAATCTGTTGTGAAGATGATTTCAAATTTACCACGTGAAAGTATTAAAAGATGTATTGACTACACTCTCAATAACTCAATTGATGGCTCTGCCATCAATGAAAAAGGGGAGAGAGTAAGCAGTGACGAAATTATTAAAAATTGGAGTAAGGATTTTGGCACAAATAAAAATTCAAAAGACGCTTGGCATCTTATTTTCTCAATCAATGAGCCATGCAATGACGAAAAAACACTAAACGCTTTAGTTGATAGTGTTAGTGAAATTTTAAGTAGAAATTTTATGGGGCATAAGTATGCTTTGGTGCTTCACACACATCAAAACAACCCACATGTGCATGTAGTTCTTAACAAGCGTAATGATATGACTAGGCGCAAAATTCATTTTGATACTCGTGACGAGATTAAAGATTTTTTCGACGAAGTTCGCACTGATTTTGCCTATTCGCTTGGTGCAAGAGGGTTAAAATACGAAAATAAAAACGCTATGCATAAGGATTTAAAAAAAGAATTTTCTAAAATAAAATCTAGTATCAACCTTGAGCAGGATAGCTATACGGCAAAGGATAAAACACTAGAATTTTACGAGCAAATGCAAGAAAAAAATAAGATAGAATATAATGCAACTTCCAGCCGTATTAAGGCTATGAATGATGAGATTGATTTACTAAAAAAAGCCAATGATGAGCTGACTAGGCAATTTTTACTCTACGTTCAGAAAAAGGGCAAAAAACGTTTTAGGCTGGGTAAAGAGCTAAAGGAGAATAATAAAATATTACTTCAAAAACGCAAGGATTTAATAAAAGAGATTAAGAAGCTTGATAGTCTTTCATATAAGGCTACTCAGATTAATGATATGCATTTGGCTCACTACAAGGATCAATCTGATACCCTTAAATTACTTGAAAATTTTAGTTATAACTTTAACAAAATTTATCCGCACGGCAAAGGCTCTAGTAAAGCCGACTGGTTATTTTCTAAAAAGGTAAAACGATCTATTGCTGTGCTTCGTGGGCGTGATGATAATGCTAAAAAATACTTTGATGATAGCTTAGTTGCTACACGTCTTTTGGGTCGCAATGAAAGTCTTTTTAAACTTAATAAAAAACTTGAAATTTTAGATCAAAGCCTTTATATTTTACATCACTCCGAGCTTGGCGATACTGAGAAAAATGAATTTAAAAAGCGACTAGATGATAATAAGGATTTTATATCCGATATATGTAAAAAACGCTTTGCATATATTGAAAATAAGCTATTAAAATCTGAAAAAATTAGTAAGGACGATTTTCTTTTAAAAGAGTATTTTAAAGGCGTATCCATGCTTGAGGCTACTGCTAACGAACGACTTGTTAGGATTAAAAATGAGCGTAGGCTTTATAAGGATGTTTTAGCTGAGCGTGAGGCTATGGGCTTAAATTCTTACTCTTCGTACGATAAAACTCAAAATGAAAAAAATAACGATCGTAGTAGATAA
- a CDS encoding AAA family ATPase has translation MARGLIDVFRDWKQNKQDKQELGTETKKEKNSDIRSKISQLNRKADKIIMLGEPEIYTMAKENNIACKYGENAIVTKDGNITIAVELKGTSYAGISLDAEMDYLLNRIMFFTTLKDSVETNLIIKKTKIKAKDYIEKNINQYANEIIEKWEKNQDIYSIKYFLFISTTTKNITGFLESFKTKVTSEQDERKESSNYKQKMELLNNTLLNIKNHLATYQPRQMSSDEIINFYATYSNAQETNLKYTNELITDSYISSYVEFKKDYIEFYRNDGTTKYARFISVKAYETEQIKSIITSNLIKSDHEFMTMIYFKAYEKRKAIKKIKDTRVFSVELVQQELDHLMELIQADRENLVETSFSIYCLADNLAELDNRTNELKNILENQGLNVVRETINQKALYFSLFPSRGNLNARKKTLNISNLATIANFENEVTGFNQNDWGDEAVTTFKHLNGTPFLFNFHCQPDGDRPAGHTMIIGGTGTGKTTTIQFLMTNLFKYPVSIFAMDKLRGMYCFTNYMDGEYHDSESDGFKLNPFSLADTAENREFLASWLSSMAELKPEEHDATKDIRETINRLFDNKQADQILSLSDFIDSLPADNEARLKTRFGNYKGSIFDNKEDALNFTKQLSVLNMDGILPNKKVSALTAMYVFHRLKNQAKNSENIRGFFCFIDELKDYLRDEVMSEKILEGILEWRKIGGVGCFGFQNISLFNGNERGSSFLDNIANFLIFPTNNEDTLNQLSEIIGLTPTEAKFLKDTQSNARQVLLNMKLRNESAKLNVNLSSLGNYLRVFSSSSDSVNLIKKLKTESPIHWRKYYIEHKEQRS, from the coding sequence ATGGCTCGTGGACTTATAGATGTTTTTAGAGATTGGAAACAAAACAAACAAGACAAGCAAGAGCTTGGAACTGAAACAAAAAAAGAAAAAAATAGCGATATCCGCTCAAAAATAAGTCAATTAAATAGAAAAGCTGACAAAATAATAATGCTTGGCGAACCTGAAATATACACAATGGCAAAAGAGAACAATATCGCATGCAAATACGGCGAAAATGCTATTGTAACAAAAGATGGCAACATAACAATTGCAGTGGAGCTAAAGGGGACAAGCTACGCAGGAATTAGTCTTGACGCTGAAATGGACTATCTTTTAAATCGAATTATGTTTTTTACAACGCTTAAAGATAGCGTAGAAACTAATTTAATTATCAAGAAAACTAAAATCAAGGCTAAAGACTACATCGAAAAAAATATAAATCAATATGCAAATGAAATAATTGAAAAATGGGAAAAAAATCAAGATATTTATTCAATCAAATATTTTTTATTCATATCAACTACAACTAAAAATATAACTGGATTTCTTGAAAGTTTTAAGACAAAAGTAACTAGCGAACAAGACGAAAGAAAAGAAAGCTCAAACTATAAGCAAAAAATGGAGTTGTTAAATAACACACTCTTAAATATTAAAAACCATTTGGCAACGTATCAGCCACGCCAGATGAGTAGTGATGAGATAATTAATTTTTATGCCACATACTCAAACGCACAGGAAACAAATTTAAAATACACAAACGAATTAATTACAGATAGCTATATTAGCTCTTATGTCGAATTTAAAAAAGATTATATCGAATTTTATCGAAATGATGGCACAACAAAATATGCGAGATTTATTAGCGTTAAGGCATACGAAACAGAGCAAATAAAGTCAATCATTACGTCAAATTTAATTAAGAGTGATCATGAGTTTATGACGATGATTTACTTTAAGGCGTATGAAAAACGCAAAGCGATCAAAAAAATAAAAGATACTAGAGTTTTCTCAGTTGAACTAGTCCAACAAGAACTGGATCATTTGATGGAGTTAATCCAAGCAGATAGAGAAAACCTAGTTGAAACGAGCTTTTCTATATATTGCCTAGCCGACAATCTAGCGGAACTGGATAATCGCACAAACGAACTAAAAAATATCCTTGAAAATCAAGGTTTAAATGTTGTTAGAGAAACCATAAACCAAAAGGCACTATATTTTAGCCTCTTCCCAAGTCGTGGAAATTTGAACGCAAGAAAGAAAACCCTAAACATAAGTAACCTAGCTACGATCGCAAATTTTGAAAACGAAGTAACTGGTTTCAACCAAAACGATTGGGGCGACGAAGCAGTTACGACCTTTAAACACTTAAATGGCACACCATTTTTGTTTAACTTTCACTGCCAGCCTGATGGAGATAGACCAGCAGGTCATACAATGATCATAGGCGGAACAGGAACTGGTAAAACAACAACAATTCAGTTCTTAATGACAAACCTCTTTAAATATCCTGTAAGTATTTTTGCAATGGACAAGCTAAGAGGTATGTATTGCTTTACGAACTACATGGACGGCGAATATCATGATAGCGAAAGCGATGGGTTTAAGCTCAATCCATTCAGCCTAGCCGATACAGCAGAGAATAGAGAATTTTTAGCGTCATGGCTAAGCTCAATGGCAGAGCTAAAGCCTGAAGAGCATGATGCAACAAAAGATATTAGAGAAACAATAAATAGGCTTTTTGATAATAAGCAAGCGGATCAAATATTGTCGTTAAGCGATTTTATAGACTCACTGCCAGCTGATAATGAAGCAAGATTAAAAACTAGATTTGGAAATTATAAGGGCTCAATTTTTGATAACAAGGAAGATGCCCTAAATTTCACAAAACAGCTATCAGTTCTAAATATGGATGGAATATTGCCAAACAAAAAGGTATCAGCTCTCACCGCAATGTATGTATTTCACAGACTGAAAAATCAGGCAAAAAATAGCGAAAATATACGTGGCTTTTTTTGTTTTATAGACGAGTTAAAGGACTATCTAAGAGACGAAGTAATGTCAGAGAAAATCCTTGAAGGTATTTTGGAGTGGAGAAAGATAGGCGGTGTTGGATGCTTTGGCTTTCAAAACATAAGCCTATTTAACGGAAATGAGCGTGGCTCATCATTTCTTGACAATATCGCAAATTTTCTTATCTTCCCAACAAACAATGAAGATACGCTAAATCAGCTAAGCGAGATAATAGGACTAACGCCTACGGAAGCTAAATTCTTAAAAGACACTCAATCAAATGCTAGGCAGGTGCTTTTAAACATGAAGCTACGAAACGAGAGCGCAAAACTAAATGTCAATTTGTCAAGCCTAGGAAATTATTTAAGAGTATTCTCGTCAAGCTCAGATAGCGTAAATTTGATAAAAAAATTAAAGACTGAAAGCCCAATACATTGGCGTAAATACTATATAGAACACAAAGAACAAAGGAGCTAA
- a CDS encoding type IV secretion system protein, whose product MAYEDKKVDPNFIFKAERNIKAYMFYVIIALTIVSISLSVAIALLTPLKETKPVLLKFSDGDSRFVTIDDTSLNVRNNEELLKSILAGYVKNRELINRIDDAERYNEIRTQSSRQVWEAFENLVSDPNSIYTTKNYYRDIKILNVAILSQNVATIDFQAEITNPTRTEVSYKKYRSAIEYDFRNQTSNYADTMKNPTGFIVNKYQVTQIIDEKDKK is encoded by the coding sequence ATGGCATACGAAGACAAAAAAGTAGACCCAAATTTTATTTTTAAGGCGGAGCGAAACATAAAAGCGTATATGTTTTATGTGATCATTGCTTTAACAATAGTTAGCATAAGTTTATCCGTTGCGATAGCACTACTAACGCCTCTTAAAGAGACAAAGCCTGTATTGTTAAAATTTTCAGATGGCGACTCAAGGTTTGTGACAATAGACGATACCAGTCTAAACGTTAGAAACAATGAAGAGCTTTTAAAAAGCATACTTGCAGGATATGTGAAAAATAGAGAGCTAATTAATCGCATAGATGATGCCGAGCGTTACAACGAAATACGTACGCAAAGTAGTAGACAGGTATGGGAAGCGTTCGAAAATTTAGTTAGCGATCCTAATTCAATTTACACTACCAAAAACTACTATAGAGATATAAAAATTCTAAACGTAGCGATTTTAAGCCAAAATGTAGCTACGATAGATTTTCAAGCAGAAATTACAAATCCAACTCGCACTGAAGTTAGCTATAAAAAATATAGAAGTGCAATAGAGTATGACTTCCGTAACCAAACTAGTAATTATGCGGACACAATGAAAAACCCAACAGGCTTTATAGTGAACAAATATCAAGTAACGCAGATAATAGATGAAAAGGATAAGAAATGA
- a CDS encoding TrbG/VirB9 family P-type conjugative transfer protein: MKNLTRLSLIALFVLNLNAAQDQGGLSEEQMNEVRAIMRQTQELVNEQQKNGSMGEDIFNDKNKDVNSQVQSNFKVKPFGMGQNNHPQLAKFNNSQPQMAQMPEQDGMGVEQSQDISKEELELMQNAIRNQDLKALQNKFHTKNYSGYENTQTIKYVPNKTHKIRTRQAMATTLIFDNDIDNFVLGDQTGFKVEQIPSKANAIAIIPQLIGIDTSLTIFTSDGKIHTFYLYSTDYKNTNDPSFVIRIQDDEVQKAKQAKAKDESDKYKIIKDGIAELKVLKSDIYTGYTQKAKKENEWLLSAEIFSDKKFTYFKYAKDEMPQIPTIFAVIDKQDSPVETRVIGDYIIAETINPKFTIKSGDSYVCVERKETQEERDRKEIRKNLNTDKEAIRQHQKENRKTINEAKGI; the protein is encoded by the coding sequence ATGAAAAATTTAACTAGATTATCTTTAATAGCATTATTTGTTTTAAATTTAAATGCAGCACAAGACCAAGGCGGATTAAGCGAAGAACAAATGAATGAAGTCCGTGCAATTATGCGACAGACACAAGAGCTAGTTAATGAACAGCAAAAAAACGGCTCAATGGGCGAAGATATTTTTAATGACAAAAACAAGGATGTTAATAGCCAAGTTCAATCAAATTTTAAGGTAAAACCATTTGGTATGGGGCAGAACAATCATCCGCAACTAGCAAAATTTAATAATTCTCAACCACAAATGGCGCAAATGCCAGAGCAAGATGGAATGGGTGTGGAGCAATCACAAGATATAAGCAAAGAAGAGCTTGAGCTTATGCAAAATGCCATAAGAAATCAGGACTTAAAAGCACTACAAAACAAATTCCACACTAAAAATTATAGCGGATATGAAAATACACAAACAATAAAATACGTACCAAATAAGACGCATAAAATACGTACTCGCCAAGCAATGGCAACAACGCTTATATTTGATAATGATATAGATAATTTTGTATTGGGTGACCAAACAGGATTTAAAGTAGAGCAAATACCAAGCAAAGCAAATGCGATAGCAATAATCCCACAGCTTATAGGAATTGATACAAGTCTAACTATTTTTACAAGCGATGGAAAAATCCACACATTTTATTTATATTCGACAGATTACAAGAATACGAATGATCCAAGCTTTGTAATTCGCATACAAGACGATGAAGTACAAAAAGCAAAGCAAGCCAAAGCAAAAGATGAAAGCGATAAATATAAAATCATAAAAGATGGCATAGCAGAGCTAAAAGTGCTAAAGAGCGATATATATACTGGCTATACGCAAAAGGCGAAAAAAGAAAATGAATGGCTTTTGTCAGCAGAAATTTTTAGCGACAAGAAATTTACATATTTTAAATATGCCAAAGATGAAATGCCACAAATTCCTACAATTTTTGCGGTTATCGACAAGCAGGACAGCCCAGTAGAAACAAGAGTAATAGGAGATTACATTATAGCCGAAACCATAAATCCAAAATTTACTATTAAAAGTGGCGATAGCTATGTGTGCGTAGAGAGAAAAGAAACGCAAGAAGAAAGAGATAGAAAAGAAATAAGAAAAAACCTAAATACTGATAAAGAAGCAATAAGACAGCACCAAAAAGAAAACAGAAAAACAATAAATGAAGCTAAAGGAATTTAA